CTATTCGACACATCATTCTTTTGGGCCCTCCTCAGGATGGCGCAGTCTCTTTCCAATGGCCCAAGACTCCGGGGATCTTTTCAACGAAACACCCGATGTAAGACAAACAAATAGAATCTAGGATACCGGGAATGTTAATTTTAACACTTTTCATCACATCACAGATTAATGTCAAGGAAGACATCTTCTTGCTTCCTCATTCTAGCGGAACATCCGGTAAGGATTGCAAAGCACCCATATGATGTGCAATCTTGAGTTTCTACtaactaaattaattaatttgaataggATTGCCCAAGAGTGTCATGTTGACCCACTTCAACATGACTTCAAACGCAATGCAATTTATGCAACCAGGAGGCACCAACCTGCAAGTTGCTTCGACCAACTACCAGGACACGTACATTTGTCTACTTCCTTTCTTTCATACCTATGGCATCACACTTCTGATGAACACTGGATTCGAAACTGGCGCCAAATTAGTGACGCTGCCCCAATTCGAAGTTCAGAGTTACCTGAAAGCTATTGATGATCACAAGGTAATTTGAAAATCTAACCGGATTGTTCCTCTAAATATTGCTGTAATGTGTCGATAACTTTGTTTGTATTACTCAATTTTAGCCAACAGTGCTCCACGTTGTTCCCCCTCTAGTAAGTCTTCTTGCCCAATATCCAGCTCTAAAAGTCGAGTCGCTTAGTCAGACGCACACAATCACCTGTGGCGCGGCCCCTTTGAGCGTAAAAACCTCTGTTACGCTGCTCGAACGGCTAAACAATCCAAACTTAAGCCTTCAAGAAGGTATAACTTTCATCTGTGTAAAAGAGGAAAGCTCGTTTAAGCTTTTATTAACggtttataattattattaaaaggTTACGGCCTATCGGAAACGTCTCCAGGGGTGTTGATGGCGGTTGATGGCTCCACTAGGAAACACCAAGCTCGGCTCTTGTGGAGCTCCCATCTCCAGGTCAAAAGCGAAAGTCATCAATCACGAAATCGGCGACCAAGCTCTGGGACCTTACCAACATGGCGAACTTTACCTCTCCGGTCCGCAAGTGATGAAAGGATATTGGAACAACCCCAAAGCCACCGAGGAAATGATTGACGGAGAAGGTTGGCTTCGCACCGGAGATGTCGCCTACTACGACGACGATGGCAACTTCTACATCGTCGATCGCCTCAAGGAACTCATCAAAGTCAAAGGACTccaggtaatttaaaaaaaacgacatccttttgtgtgtttaattcttaacaaataatcaataaaaatcttCATTAGGTCGCTCCAGCCGAACTTGAAGATGTTCTAACTTCCCATCCGGCTGTGGGAGAAGCGGCCGTCATTGGAATCCCCGACGAACACGCCGGTGAACTCCCTCGAGCCTACGTCGTCAAGAAACCGGGAATGGAGTCGGTCAGCGACGCTGAAATTCAGGCATTTGTCGACTCCAAGGTCTCGTCccacaaacaaattaaaggAGGGATCGAGTTCTGCGCCACTAtctcaaaaaataatatggGGAAAATCCTGCGGAGAGAGTTGAGAGTCCAGTACGCCAATAACCAAGCCAACGAGTTGATGTGCAGAATATATGCTGCCGTAGATTCGACTGCCAAAAAAATGTCGGAATAACTGaaactgttattttttgtttgttattttaatgaatGCTTGTATACGCCGCAATGATGCACGTTAAACAGCATCTATCTTATTCGCCATATAACTTTTCGATGTGTCTgtaaatctgtaaaaaaaaaattatgtacctattaaaaaataaacgatcGTCTGCATCAATATccacatgaaaaaaaaacttaattgtaTTCTGGTAATCATCTGATATTGCCGCTTGATTAAACACCTGATCTTTTGTATTTCCTTAAAGTTAccgtatttcttttattcaaatttttgggtGATCATCACAACGAATTCTCAGATCGCAATGTGTTCGTTAATACTAGCCGATTGAGATGGTAAATCGGTCGGGTCAGGTTTCTTCTCTGGGATTAGCTATACTACTGACCTAATATGAATAACACTTAGTTCAAGATTTAGTTTCCTTTAGCCGAGATCTAAtgctaaacaaaatttccttcCCTAACAAAATTTCCTATAGCTGACTGCGCATTTCACGTCTCAGGGATTAATTTAACGTTATTCTATTCATGGACAATCAGACCACACTTAATTtaacattattatttgctGAATGAGATCTGTTTGTTGGTAAATAGGAAGATAACCATATTTTCTCAATGACCGCAATCAATAATAGCTATTTGACCTTTGAGTCCTACATTgtcttcaaaaaatgaaaacaaaaataagtcaaACACGGGTGTACTGTGAATCTGATAACCCGACGACAGTACAGTCCAGGGAGCCCGTGTCAAAGTAGACACAAACCTTTTAAGAGAAGGTTTGACTATCAACTTTGGTTTAGGAGGGTGGGAGAACCGCGAGATGGCGCGTCTGACGATTCAGACCGGCCGGGTTCGAGAGTTATTCACTCCCGAAGTCGGCGTGATTTGGGGAAAATCACAAACTGTTTAAgagaacaaatttttcaatcgtaatttttaaaaaaatacactgATTCTAACGTCAGGTCGCCAGACGTTAGAATCTGCCGTTTTGAACAAATCAGACGCAGTCaaagtttcacttttttgtgaaatttcacatttcatttaagaaatgtatttttttttgcataaaaTAGCTGCAAGTGAATTAGCAATTAAAATGTAAGACCAGACGGTTATATCGGCCGTTTTATACTCATCAGACGTCATGAAAAACTGACATTCAGACTCCtaagtttatttctttaatgcGGCAACACCGTAAATCTGGcgctatttataaaaaatttaaaatgcaagagaagaaaattcaactttgtattgtttttcttgattatattttaaaaaaatttgaattatttaagcTATAAAAGGTTGCattattaaaacaataaacataAAGTTAATCATCGGCAGCTAAATCTTCATCTTCGGCGGCTTTTTCggtggcttcttcttcttcgctttcGTTTACCGGCAAAAATATTCGTTTGAACGGCTTGACGGGTTTTGGCTTGTTTGATGCTATCCTCAAAATGGATCAACAGCTGGAGACGGTGTTTGTGTAGTACTCGAGGGAAAACGTGTCCAAATAGTGTGATTGATGCATCGATAACTGCTACACCCAAGGGAAGTGGCCCAGGTACGTTCCCAACATTCTGTGACCTATCCGTCACCAAAGCGTAATGCGAACATGGATCGTGTTCAAGGGCTCCTGAACCGGCGGCACTGTTGGGCAACAGCTGTTGTTGAAGCAAATTTTAGTCTGAATCTTGAAGATCTGGATGCAACAAGACTGCTGAACCATCAGGTTGGCATTGTTGCTGCAACAGAGATGTGGTTGTATTGGCTGGATTTTCAGCTAAAGTGAACTCCACCAGCACCAACCAACAGCCACCAACAGCCACCAGCAAACGTAAAAGTTGAGTATAACtcgctaaaaaaaaacagtattaAGTAAAGTATTGTTCTTTAGAGCAGACATCTCAAAACGTAAATACCTTCATAGTATTGAGGAGGGACTAAAGAAAGAGCATCGTAAAGACGAAGACGAACCATAGCGCATGCTGCCTTGAGAGGCTGTCCATATGTCTTGACGACTGTTGCAATGCAAATCATCACATGTTTTgtttatataaaataaatgcatagcttatgaattgaaaataaacctTGTTAGCATAGTGATGGCGGCATCCAGCGGACCCATGAGACGTTTAGTTATATCCTCAGTTGTGGCCAGCTGTGGACAGTGTCGGAGGAAGCTACAAATTGACGAAAGGGCACCAGCGCGACCCTCGAGCGCCACctgagaaaaacaattatattAATAAAGATTTCTGGCAATCTAAGTTGACTggataatcataaaaaatatggCAGTACCTGCCAGGTGAAAGCATCGCCACGAGCTTTCTCAGATTCTAATTCCTTAGCTGAACGAGGGAAACTGTTGCGCCAAAGGAGCAACATTCGAGGAACCAGGCTACTGACCACAGATACCCCAAAGTCATAACAGCTCCGATGAGTAACCAACCAGCCTGTGTGCGCTGGACGGCGAGTCTGTTGTTTTGGCTTGCACTTCTTAATAGCTCCTCGGCAGTGTTGAACACAATCTAAAGACGTCGTTTTAAGATTATAGCAAACtgaaagataataataaacaaatattgCATTTTATGATTACCTTTCCACGGTTATGTGGGATGCCCAAGCTAGAAGATGAAACACCAGCTATCAATGCTGCCAAAGCAGCGCTGTAACCTGACACAGCTTCGGGCGTGCTTCGAAGATTTTCTAGGGCATCAACACATCTTTACaaataccaaagaaaaattaatgttattttttttaagtcggGATACTAAATCAGTTACTTGTCGATCAGTAGTGTAAGATGAGATGGAACAGCAACGGCCATAGACTGCAGACTCCAAGCTGCTGCAAGACGAGCAGCTTGCGACGGATGAAGCAAGACAGCGATAGCACAATCAATTACGCCAGCTCCCTAcaatacattttgttttcaatgagAAAGGCTTGTACAATTATGAAACCGATTTACCTGATCGGCCAAAAGTGCCGATGCAGAGCTAGCAAGACTGTGAACAAGTGAGCCAAGCTCTTGCAGCGCACAAACAAGAAGATGTTGACTTAAATATAGTTTCCTGCGTGCTACTGTCTTTTGCATTCTCCGGATTGGGATCTAACATAAAGAAGACGAgcaatttagtttttcattaatgGGTGGATTTATGACAGCTATACCTATGCTGTTCATCTGATGATTAATAATGCGAGCTAATTCTTTACAAGCAGCCGTTTGCTGCTTCTCGCCCAACATTTTGCCCAACAGTGAACGAAACACGAAAGTGATGCACTGACGGGAATAGACGGCGTCAACGTGGGTAGGAGCAGCTCGCGGCTGGGCTGCTAAATCAAGTAGATGCTGCAACATGGTGTTTAAGTGGCGCTCCAACCATGTAGAACCAAGTTGTTGGACCATGACGACGTAGCTCTGTTATAGATTTTTCTAAGATACTTGACAaagaattataatttttaaatctaatcTAATACCATTGTGACTCCAACTCGAACTTCTCGGCTTGTGGCAGCTGGTCCTTTAATCATTTCACCTGTTCCCTTTAGGAAACCTCCACCTCCACAGAAAATCCGGTCGAAATTACTCCTAGAACTTCTTCTACTGAGGCAACCTTCGCCGCTGAAGAGGCAGTAGACTGGTTCGCTGCTGCCGACAGACCGGTTCTTGCTGGGCCAGGTTTAGGAGGTGTAagtgctgcagcagcagcatgacCTAACAAAAGGGCCACAGCGCATCGAACTTCATGATTGGAACCTTCGAGAGCACGAAAGCTCAGTGCAGCTATGGATTCAAATTCGTTAAGCTGTAGGATACTAGACGAATGTTTCATGACTTCCCACATGCACTGCAAAATTCAGATGAATGaaatcagagaaaaaataaaattcagccATATTTGTCTTACCCTGGCTGCTGCAGCCCGAACATTCATGTTTCTGTCTGACAGACATAACTTGCAGGTCTTAAAGATATCACGATGCTGATTGGATGCTGCTGAACCCATTCCACAACACAGCTTAAACAGAAacagtataaaaaaatatttataatttaaatttataaaaacatgaaatggattttaccttttctaaagTGACTAAACTCTCTGCTCTTGTTTGAGACTCACTGTTTTTAAGTCCTCTAAGCAATACTTGAACAGATTCATCAAATGATCTTCCTGCCATACGCCCAAGTCTTTCGTATAAGAATCCCAAGGTAGTAATAGAAGCTCTGTATAGGAATTAAAAGTTTGTCTGAATAAGACAACCAACAAGTCacaaattttcttctcttgcattttaaattttttataaatagcgCCAGATTTACGGTGTTGCCgcattaaagaaataaacttaGGAGTCTGAATGTCAGTTTTTCATGACGTCTGATGAGTATAAAACGGCCGATATAACCGTCTGGTCTTACATTTTAATTGCTAATTCACTTGCAGCTAttttatgcaaaaaaaaatacatttcttaaatgaaatgtgaaatttcacaaaaaagtgaaactttGACTGCGTCTGATTTGTTCAAAACGGCAGATTCTAACGTCTGGCGACCTGACGTTAGAATcagtgtatttttttaaaaattacgattgaaaaatttgttctcTTAAACAGTTTGTGATTTTCCCCAAATCACGCCGACTTCGGGAGTGAATAACTCTCGAACCCGGCCGGTCTGAATCGTCAGACGCGCCATCTCGCGGTTCTCCCACCCTCCTAAACCAAAGTTGATAGTCAAACCTTCTCTTAAAAGGTTTGTGTCTACTTTGACACGGGCTCCCTGACTATAAGGTATACagttttcgggtttttttcctagattattcaaaagagaaattcacGACAAAAATAACCGCTGGTTTTTCCgatcctttattttttatttcttatgttgtttttaatttatttatgtgACACTATAATCCGGGTTTCCTTTAGTAAACTCTGGCACATGAttggaattcattttaaaaaagctgaaCTAGCATTGTCCGTTTGAATTAcgtaaatattttgatttttccgatgtcaaacattttcttttagaaattctttttttgtgtgtgtgtacatgttgtttgtttttttggtttgcgTGGTCAACGGCATATAATATATCAGCACTTCAGCAGtcaaacattttccttttacaGACCCTGAAATCACTCTCTAACCTCTTTGATTGATGTCACTTGGTCACTTGTTTGGAAcatagcctatatatatgaAGTATATAGCCAGCACAAGGCTATACAAACGCGTCTATCTTCCCTGCTGCTCATTAATTGTGTACTTAACAAAACCAGACGAGCCAACATTGGGCTCCACTGATAAAATTgacagttgaaaaaaaaattgttatattttataactatttattattattttatgataACAAATACAGAACACTCGTTTTACATTTAGGATACATCAGCGGGAAAAGGTGGGAGGGGTTAGGGTTGTTGCTGTGCAGCCAAGTGATAATATCGATAATACATATATGCGAAAGGTGTGGTTCGGTGGGGCTGTAGGGCGTAGATTCATCATTATCCGATATAGCTGAACGGAAAATGAAAGTTGATTACACGAATGACAAGGTTCAACTAAAAACAAACCCAGGAAAAACCCCCAACACCATCAGAGACGTGTACACGTATATACCCCGTGATTTCCAACATTCAGATTAGGATTTCTAAGCCGCGTTTTGCAGACTATAAAAACCAGCACGGCTCATTGGGTTTCTCATAGTATCCAAGTTCCCTTAACTGGAGTTGCAAACTTACAAATAGACACAGGTAGGCAAATACAATTCTATATTTAATCTTGAATTTTAGGGCTAACAAAATGTGTTAAATAAATTACAGGTCATTTTATCTACCATAATGTCATCGCTTCATCTCAGATCGACTCTAAAGAAAGCCGCTCTACTGGCCAACCGGATTGGCACTAACGGCCAAAAAGCCGCGCTAGGTCAACTTGCTTCGGCCAACAAGTTGCAACCGATGCCAGATGCATCGAAATTTATAAACCACATCgttacaaaaaacaaagaactCATTAAAGTGAAAGGACTCCAGGTAAAAGACTGACATTCTCTTGTTTCCTTCtgaacaaataattaatacaaCATTTTGTTAGGTCGCTCCAGCCGAACTTGAAGATGTTCTGACTTCCCATCCGGCTGTAGCTGAAGCTGCTGTGATCGGAATCCACGACGAACACGCCGGTGAACTCCCTCGAGCTTACGTCGTCAAGAAACCGGGAATGGAATCGGTCAGCGATGCTGAAATTCAGGCATTTGTCGACTCCAAGGTCTCGCTccacaaacaaatcaaaggcGGCATCGAATTGTGCGCAGCAATCCCTAAAAACAATACGGGCAAAATCCTGCGCAGAGAGTTGGAAGTCCAGTACGCCAATGATTTGATGAACAGAATATATTCTGCCATGGATTCAACTGCTAAACAAATGTCGCAACTCTGaaactgtaatttttttttaaactttaatatGTTATATCCTATTCGCAGCAATGCAAAACAATGcatgtttaaaatttatgtttttcacCAAACATTACTATGTCTGTAAATCTGTAAAATAGCTTGTGTTTACTCAAAAAAGAATCGATCGTCTGCATcaatatacatttttaaaaaataaataaactggGCAAGTTTTCACGTTATCACCTGCTCTTTCAACTATATAGATTAAAAGTCTGAGCTGTTTCCATCattcaaagttcaaaaaaaatttcaaaaaccaaaataaatcactATGTTTTCGTTAGCAGGCTAGTTAATACACCTTGGCTAATAGCAATGTTACTTTGCGTAACACTTTGGAGAAATATTTCTAAGGTTATAAACTTATAATTTATAAGACAATTCTcataacaaaaacacaaactgAAAATCGACTGGTTGAACGACTACCCTTTGTTTGTATGATTCGGTTTGTTAtcacacaaaataaacaaagttgAGACGTAATTGAAGAAGAGATAATTATTTGCAACTAAATTTTCTTCATGGTATAGATATAGCCGTCGGATCCTAGCAGGTAAGGCTCGATGGTTCTGCGCGGGACGTGGTGGCGCCAGACGCCGTTTTTCACTAAATCCTCCACCTCGGCGTCGAAATGGGCGAACTTGGGAGCTGACGACCCGTAATCGGATCGCATGCTCCACGTGATAATTGCGCCTGTAATTCAATCAACatgatttttaaatctcaTTGAGAAGAACAGTTTAATCGTTTTAAAAACTAACCTGGTTTTGCGATGCGAATAAGGTCACCAAAAGCGTCAGAATTTAAATGTCCCGGGGCGAATGTTCCGCTAGCGATAATGGCATCGTACGTCTCTGATGTTACGGGAAAAATAGgggaattaaattaattcattcaaagAATTGATCTCGAGATAATGTAGAACCAACCGTCATGGACGGGCGCTTTGTGCTGCCCTCCCAACAGCGAAACGTAGAACTTTTTGTAAAGTTGTTTCTTGTTGGCCAGCGCCAGCATCTCTTTGCTGGCGTCGATAGCGTCAATGTTGGTGTAGCCACAAGGACGTAACTAACACGAATCGGAATGAGATGACAAACTAAATTTTGGGGACGTTTCGTAACATAAACGCTATAAGGCGATAAAATTGCCCTACCATTTCAGCG
This window of the Daphnia pulex isolate KAP4 chromosome 5, ASM2113471v1 genome carries:
- the LOC124195132 gene encoding LOW QUALITY PROTEIN: HEAT repeat-containing protein 5B-like (The sequence of the model RefSeq protein was modified relative to this genomic sequence to represent the inferred CDS: inserted 2 bases in 2 codons; deleted 1 base in 1 codon), with translation MQEKKICDLASITTLGFLYERLGRMAGRSFDESVQVLLRGLKNSESQTRAESLVTLEKLCCGMGSAASNQHRDIFKTCKLCLSDRNMNVRAAAARCMWEVMKHSSSILQLNEFESIAALSFRALEGSNHEVRCAVALLLGHAAAAALTPPKPGPARTGLSAAANQSTASSAAKVASVEEVLGVISTGFSXGGGGFLKGTGEMIKGPAATSREVRVGVTMSYVVMVQQLGSTWLERHLNTMLQHLLDLAAQPRAAPTHVDAVYSRQCITFVFRSLLGKMLGEKQQTAACKELARIINHQMNSIDPNPENAKDSSTQETIFSQHLLVCALQELGSLVHSLASSASALLADQGAGVIDCAIAVLLHPSQAARLAAAWSLQSMAVAVPSHLTLLIDKCVDALENLRSTPEAVSGYSAALAALIAGVSSSSLGIPHNRGKIVFNTAEELLRSASQNNRLAVQRTQAGWLLIGAVMTLGXSVVSSLVPRMLLLWRNSFPRSAKELESEKARGDAFTWQVALEGRAGALSSICSFLRHCPQLATTEDITKRLMGPLDAAITMLTSIATVVKTYGQPLKAACAMVRLRLYDALSLVPPQYYEASYTQLLRLLVAVGGCWLVLVEFTLAENPANTTTSLLQQQCQPDGSAVLLHPDLQDSD
- the LOC124193524 gene encoding acyl-CoA ligase lcsD-like isoform X2; translation: MSSLHLRSTLKKAALLANRIGTNGQKAALGQLASANKLQPMPDASKFINHIVTKNKELIKVKGLQVAPAELEDVLTSHPAVAEAAVIGIHDEHAGELPRAYVVKKPGMESVSDAEIQAFVDSKVSLHKQIKGGIELCAAIPKNNTGKILRRELEVQYANDLMNRIYSAMDSTAKQMSQL
- the LOC124193525 gene encoding uncharacterized protein LOC124193525 — protein: MSSTASLDGSYEDSLANEKSDLVSTQQYKDQSLQWIDKYETDMMENSNYTEPRHVVKAFVELGLDRQSRILDILAGSGVVAEMLRPCGYTNIDAIDASKEMLALANKKQLYKKFYVSLLGGQHKAPVHDETYDAIIASGTFAPGHLNSDAFGDLIRIAKPGAIITWSMRSDYGSSAPKFAHFDAEVEDLVKNGVWRHHVPRRTIEPYLLGSDGYIYTMKKI